A single Anopheles funestus chromosome 2RL, idAnoFuneDA-416_04, whole genome shotgun sequence DNA region contains:
- the LOC125764885 gene encoding proclotting enzyme-like — protein sequence MHGSLILVAVQGTSFEMNSMYRWGLLALVLTVIVDESGSSNPQEYDGRSMLQDFRNRFMTYEHIEIDECPLKYLRTVYTDFCHVAIIKTNTSTCLGVLVNDYYILSTAECVPEDWKTIHVQLQNNFDLPIADRIVYGDYKSLKVRSDQTPILLRINGTTDYRLPYENTAACLWPKDNIISYSKVQDIAYDSTLDNFIQNTTVCSASMQEVCLNKTFAQWCERKPTGSLLQIRDLDKYSMHPMVVGLFCDEQQQFVPVSRYADWIRDVIARDRILFAIPDAGLGEKCITKNDKEGVCLRIEDCPNVFKQLKSMARQLTSLEQCGFDGDHPLNCCTPDDMLKGEDKKEKLQSIAHEIEHCHELYDVYRRTTKEQQLHSQLALIRNEHNKVECVGTLISKQFVLTAAQCVLRINSKLSSVKLGVTAFDDKKVQIRTIVSTVIHPMFDHQSNHYNIAILTLDTPVTITEYSVPACMWPEKDRMPAKLTTTGYDTIADAVTFSTVNPLYYIDCRLKYYSNLTLTEACVLPEMDVVHCDEEPTACAESGTGLYGTVYMTSEWKPVNYVVGIYSIGAQCAQRQPAIYTRVSEYFPWIKAELYLMAQDL from the exons ATGCACGGCAGTTTGATCTTGGTAGCCGTTCAAGGAACAAGTTTCGAAATGAACAGCATGTATCGGTGGGGTTTGCTTGCATTGGTGCTAACGGTGATCGTTGACGAATCGGGAAGCT CTAACCCTCAGGAGTATGATGGACGATCAATGCTGCAAGATTTCCGCAATCGTTTTATGACTTACGAGCACATTGAAATTGACG aATGCCCATTGAAATATCTTCGAACGGTGTACACGGATTTCTGCCATGTGGCcatcataaaaacaaatacctCTACGTGTCTGGGAGTGCTGGTGAATGATTATTACATCCTATCGACCGCTGAATGCGTGCCGGAAGATTGGAAGACGATTCATGTAcagttgcaaaacaatttcgaTCTCCCCATTGCCGATCGTATAGTCTACGGAGACTACAAGTCGCTTAAAGTACGCAGCGATCAGACACCGATTCTGTTGCGTATAAATGGAACGACTGA TTACAGACTGCCATACGAAAATACGGCCGCTTGTCTTTGGCCAAAGGACAACATTATCTCCTACTCCAAAGTGCAGGATATAGCGTACG ATTCCACCTTGGATAATTTCATCCAAAACACGACCGTCTGCTCGGCTTCGATGCAGGAagtttgtttgaataaaaccTTCGCACAATGGTGTGAAAGG aAACCAACCGGTAGTCTGCTGCAGATACGTGATTTGGACAAATACTCCATGCACCCGATGGTGGTCGGGTTGTTTTGCGATGAGCAGCAACAATTCGTTCCGGTATCGAGGTACGCCGACTGGATTCGCGATGTTATTGCTCGTGACCGAATTTTATTCGCAATTCCGGACGCTGGGCTAGGTGAAAAGTGTATCACCAAAAATGATAAGGAAGGTGTCTGTCTGCGCATCGAAGACTGCCCGAACGTTTTCAAGCAGCTGAAAAGTATGGCACGCCAATTAACCTCACTAGAACAATGCGGGTTCGATGGAGATCATCCTTTGAATTGTTGTACACCGGATGATATGTTGAAGGGCGaagacaaaaaagagaaactgCAAAGCATTGCGCATGAAATCGAACATTGCCATGAGCTGTACGATGTGTACCGAAGGACTACAAAGGAACAGCAGCTTCACTCGCAGCTAGCTCTCATACGCAACGAACACAACAAGGTGGAGTGCGTCGGAACTCTCATTTCGAAGCAGTTCGTGTTAACTGCAGCCCAGTGCGTACTACG CATCAACTCAAAACTCAGCTCAGTAAAGCTGGGAGTTACCGCGTTTGATGACAAAAAGGTACAAATACGAACGATCGTGTCGACCGTGATTCATCCAATGTTTGATCATCAATCAAACCACTACAACATCGCCATTTTGACACTGGATACACCTGTTACTATTACCGAGTACAGTGTGCCGGCTTGCATGTGGCCGGAAAAAGATCGTATGCCTGCTAAGCTCACCACAACGGGGTACGATACTATAGCAGACGCCGTAACGTTTAGCACGGTCAACCCACTCTACTACATCGACTGTCGGCTAAAGTACTACTCGAACCTTACACTGACGGAGGCGTGCGTACTACCGGAAATGGACGTTGTTCATTGTGACGAAGAACCGACGGCTTGTGCCGAATCTGGTACGGGATTGTACGGTACCGTGTACATGACGTCGGAATGGAAACCGGTTAACTACGTGGTCGGGATCTACAGTATCGGTGCCCAGTGTGCGCAAAGGCAACCGGCCATATACACACGTGTCAGCGAGTATTTCCCATGGATCAAGGCTGAATTATACTTGATGGCACAGGATTTGTGA